From the Streptomyces sp. KMM 9044 genome, one window contains:
- a CDS encoding DUF5703 family protein: MPEYEFVDVYVPRGVSRKEAARLLTDHAEYGHWELDRLSLLRDGSRKVRLRRRIIRQVRATW; encoded by the coding sequence ATGCCGGAATACGAATTTGTCGACGTGTACGTACCGCGTGGGGTCTCCCGCAAGGAGGCGGCCCGTCTGCTGACGGATCACGCGGAGTACGGTCACTGGGAGTTGGACCGTCTGAGCCTGCTGCGCGACGGGAGCCGCAAGGTGCGGCTGCGCCGGCGGATCATCCGCCAGGTACGCGCGACCTGGTGA
- a CDS encoding ATP-binding domain-containing protein, which produces MSTEPPEATEDAEPGTPGEAADTTDASAETPTEPGNAAAEGEQAPGAQQVSEAEAELLAQRAERERIERRKAERQGPVEAGGKLSGTAADLLAAVRAVESGEKPVAEVFEEPRPAPRRPVPEPVRPAPSATAGQAPAPDAVAAVRGVLARGGAPAGLAVRAAGVLGEGAAQALRDDPWLLLRVTGVRPEQADGFARTLLGGEAGPKDGRRERAVTGWLLEQAAEAGHTALEMSVLTSALARQGVPDAEEAVRAAVFEGDVLVFQDPLPQAGAPAPQRAGSGNGEDGADGAEGTDDADEERPVRVLVGLERYAMAEESLADGLARLVNSAPEQGGSGTEWERAAASAGGSAGELIRAVAGHGLVLHTGGEASLAEPAALLRAAHGLGLRAWAAAHTPVGRTRFAALLEAATAGDTGTGTGTGTDTGTGTGTGTGTGTGTGTGTGTGTGTGTGTGTGTGTGTGTGTGTGTGTGTGTGTGTGTGTGTGTGTGTGTGDADAEADVAEEAGPEGPEVATVAGMLSGAEGPGRDADGALLLDLLVVLDAPRLDVEAAALVTESLPDGARLLLAGDPGVLWSAGPGRVFADLLAARACPQVASRRPDPGPLGELVSGIGVGELNQVAAPGKEVVIVPVRDPGEAVHRTVQLVVDSVPRAIGVAAEETQVITPGHGGSVGTRALNAALKERLNPGPGRFGGFDPGDRIAYSPVRGRTMPGRVVKADADGLHLSCAGEAVVVPQERVEQSVRHGWALTAHQAAGGRWPAVVVVLPGDAVQALSRPWVYTAFSRADRHLSVVHGVEQALPRAVAEVAAKPRTTRLPVLLAPQVPAPAG; this is translated from the coding sequence GTGAGCACGGAGCCGCCCGAGGCCACGGAGGACGCCGAGCCGGGTACGCCGGGCGAGGCCGCGGACACCACGGACGCCTCTGCGGAGACCCCGACGGAGCCGGGGAACGCGGCGGCGGAGGGTGAGCAGGCGCCCGGGGCCCAGCAGGTGTCCGAGGCCGAGGCCGAGTTGCTGGCGCAGCGGGCCGAACGGGAGCGGATCGAGCGGCGGAAGGCGGAGCGGCAGGGGCCGGTCGAGGCCGGCGGCAAGCTGAGCGGCACGGCGGCCGATCTGCTCGCCGCCGTACGGGCCGTGGAGAGCGGCGAGAAGCCGGTGGCCGAGGTGTTCGAGGAGCCCCGGCCCGCGCCACGGCGGCCCGTTCCTGAACCGGTGCGGCCGGCGCCGTCGGCGACCGCCGGGCAGGCCCCCGCCCCCGACGCGGTCGCGGCCGTGCGCGGGGTGCTCGCCCGGGGCGGCGCGCCCGCAGGGCTCGCCGTGCGGGCGGCCGGTGTGCTGGGTGAGGGGGCCGCGCAGGCGCTGCGGGACGATCCCTGGCTGCTGTTGCGGGTGACGGGCGTGCGGCCCGAACAGGCGGATGGTTTCGCCCGGACGCTGCTCGGCGGCGAGGCGGGGCCAAAGGACGGGCGGCGGGAGCGGGCGGTCACCGGGTGGCTGCTGGAGCAGGCCGCGGAGGCGGGGCACACCGCCCTGGAGATGTCCGTGCTGACCTCGGCGCTGGCACGGCAGGGGGTACCGGATGCCGAGGAGGCCGTGCGGGCCGCGGTCTTTGAGGGTGATGTCCTCGTCTTCCAGGACCCGCTGCCCCAGGCGGGTGCCCCGGCACCGCAGCGAGCCGGCTCCGGGAACGGCGAGGACGGGGCGGACGGCGCGGAGGGGACGGACGACGCGGACGAGGAGCGGCCCGTCAGGGTACTCGTGGGGCTCGAGCGGTATGCGATGGCCGAGGAGAGCCTCGCCGACGGGTTGGCCCGGCTCGTCAACTCCGCTCCCGAACAGGGCGGTTCGGGTACGGAGTGGGAGCGGGCCGCAGCCTCGGCGGGCGGCTCCGCGGGGGAGTTGATCCGCGCGGTCGCCGGTCACGGGCTGGTGCTGCACACGGGCGGGGAGGCGTCGCTCGCCGAGCCGGCGGCCCTGCTCCGGGCGGCGCACGGTCTCGGGCTGCGCGCCTGGGCCGCCGCCCACACCCCCGTCGGGCGTACCCGGTTCGCGGCCCTGCTCGAGGCCGCCACGGCCGGGGACACAGGCACAGGCACGGGCACAGGCACGGACACAGGCACAGGCACGGGCACAGGCACGGGCACGGGCACAGGCACGGGCACGGGCACAGGCACAGGCACAGGCACAGGCACAGGCACGGGCACAGGCACGGGCACGGGCACAGGCACGGGCACAGGCACAGGCACAGGCACAGGCACAGGCACAGGCACAGGCACAGGCACAGGCACAGGCACAGGCACGGGCACAGGCACGGGCACAGGGGATGCGGATGCCGAAGCAGACGTGGCGGAAGAGGCCGGGCCCGAGGGCCCCGAAGTCGCCACCGTCGCCGGGATGCTGTCCGGTGCCGAGGGGCCGGGGCGGGACGCCGACGGGGCGCTGCTGCTGGACCTGCTCGTCGTGCTGGACGCTCCCCGGCTGGACGTCGAGGCGGCCGCGCTGGTCACGGAGTCGCTGCCGGACGGCGCCCGGCTGCTGCTGGCCGGGGACCCCGGGGTGCTCTGGTCCGCCGGTCCCGGTCGGGTGTTCGCCGATCTGCTGGCGGCGCGCGCGTGTCCGCAGGTCGCCTCCCGGCGGCCGGATCCGGGGCCACTGGGTGAACTGGTCTCCGGGATCGGGGTCGGTGAGCTGAACCAGGTGGCGGCGCCCGGCAAGGAGGTCGTCATCGTGCCGGTGCGGGACCCGGGCGAGGCCGTGCACCGGACGGTGCAGCTCGTGGTCGACTCGGTGCCGCGCGCGATCGGGGTAGCGGCGGAGGAGACGCAGGTGATCACGCCGGGGCACGGGGGCTCGGTGGGTACGCGCGCGCTGAACGCGGCGTTGAAGGAGCGGCTGAACCCGGGACCGGGACGCTTCGGCGGGTTCGACCCGGGCGACCGGATCGCCTACTCCCCCGTCCGGGGGCGTACGATGCCGGGCCGGGTGGTGAAGGCCGACGCGGACGGGCTGCACCTGTCCTGCGCGGGCGAGGCCGTCGTCGTACCGCAGGAACGGGTGGAGCAGTCGGTACGGCACGGCTGGGCGCTGACGGCGCACCAGGCGGCCGGTGGCCGGTGGCCGGCCGTGGTCGTGGTGCTGCCCGGCGATGCCGTACAGGCGCTGAGCCGGCCGTGGGTGTACACGGCGTTCAGCAGGGCGGACCGCCACCTGTCCGTGGTGCACGGCGTGGAGCAGGCCCTGCCGCGTGCCGTGGCCGAGGTGGCGGCGAAGCCCCGCACGACCCGGCTTCCGGTCCTGCTGGCACCACAGGTACCGGCACCGGCCGGCTGA
- a CDS encoding aldo/keto reductase — MEQRHLGRTGLRVSRIGLGTLTWGRDTDEHDAADLLKTFREAGGNLVDTADVYGDGEAEYLLGQLMGGLVSRRDLVISTKAGSVPDPDRRVDGSRGHLLSALDASLARLGTDHVDVWHIHSYDPATPLEETLQALDIAVASGRARYAGVSNFCGWQLARAATWQLAAPGTRSRLASTQMEYSLLQRGVEREVLPAALDTGIGLIPSSPLGRGVLTGKYRGGAVPPDSRGASEHLAPFVEPYLDDTASRIVDAVTTAADGLAVTALQVALAWVRDRPGVTAPVVGARNAQQLAAALSVEALSLPDEICRALDDVSAPVHRYPDHDWSTL; from the coding sequence ATGGAGCAGAGGCATCTCGGCCGTACCGGCCTGCGCGTGTCCCGGATCGGCCTCGGGACCCTGACCTGGGGTCGGGACACCGACGAGCACGACGCCGCGGACCTCCTGAAGACCTTCCGGGAGGCGGGCGGGAACCTCGTCGACACCGCCGACGTGTACGGCGACGGGGAGGCCGAGTACCTGCTCGGGCAGCTCATGGGCGGGCTGGTGTCGCGCCGTGACCTCGTCATCTCGACGAAGGCCGGGAGCGTGCCGGATCCGGACCGCAGGGTCGACGGCTCGCGCGGTCATCTGCTCTCCGCGCTGGACGCCTCGCTCGCGCGCCTGGGCACCGACCACGTCGACGTGTGGCACATCCACTCCTATGATCCCGCCACCCCGCTCGAGGAGACGCTCCAGGCCCTCGACATCGCCGTCGCCAGCGGGCGGGCCCGCTACGCCGGGGTGTCCAACTTCTGCGGCTGGCAGCTGGCCAGGGCGGCGACCTGGCAGCTCGCCGCGCCCGGCACGCGGTCCCGGCTCGCAAGTACCCAGATGGAGTACTCGCTGCTCCAGCGGGGCGTGGAGCGGGAGGTGCTGCCGGCCGCCCTCGACACCGGGATCGGGCTGATTCCCTCGTCGCCGCTCGGGCGGGGCGTGCTCACCGGCAAGTACCGGGGCGGCGCCGTGCCGCCGGACTCGCGGGGAGCCTCCGAGCATCTGGCGCCGTTCGTGGAGCCGTATCTGGACGACACGGCGAGCAGGATCGTGGACGCGGTGACGACGGCGGCGGACGGGCTCGCCGTGACCGCGCTCCAGGTGGCTCTCGCATGGGTGCGGGACCGGCCGGGCGTGACCGCCCCCGTCGTCGGCGCGCGCAACGCACAGCAGCTCGCGGCGGCGTTGTCGGTGGAGGCGCTTAGTCTTCCTGACGAGATCTGCCGGGCGCTCGACGACGTGTCGGCGCCCGTGCACCGCTATCCCGATCACGACTGGAGCACGCTGTGA
- a CDS encoding LLM class F420-dependent oxidoreductase: protein MQLGINLGYWGAGMDADNLAVAQEADRLGYAVCWAAEAYGSDAATVLTWVAAQTERIDVGSAIFQIPARQPAMTAMTAATLDSLSGGRFRLGLGVSGPQVSEGWYGVKFDKPLARTREYVEIIRKAMTRERLTHDGEHWTLPLPGGPGKPIKLTVHPQREHIPLYIAAIGPKNLEQTGEIADGALLIFPSADHLEDTAVTYLRAGREKAGKTLEGFDICPTLPLAVGDDKDVTTLADTFRPYTALYVGGMGSRRQNFYHQLAGRMGYEREAAEIQDKYLSGDKQGAAAAVPHDLIDSTTLLGSVDRIADRMKAYAAAGVTTLTLAPAGFTLDERLVSLRAGTEALERAGLA, encoded by the coding sequence ATGCAGCTCGGGATCAACCTCGGCTACTGGGGTGCCGGAATGGACGCGGACAACCTCGCCGTGGCGCAGGAGGCCGACCGCCTCGGGTACGCGGTCTGCTGGGCGGCCGAGGCCTACGGCTCCGACGCCGCCACCGTGCTCACCTGGGTCGCCGCCCAGACCGAACGCATCGACGTGGGCTCGGCCATCTTCCAGATCCCGGCCCGCCAGCCCGCGATGACGGCGATGACGGCCGCCACCCTCGACTCCCTCTCCGGTGGCCGGTTCCGCCTCGGTCTCGGAGTCTCCGGCCCGCAGGTCTCCGAGGGCTGGTACGGCGTCAAGTTCGACAAGCCGCTCGCCCGGACCCGCGAGTACGTCGAGATCATCCGCAAGGCCATGACGCGCGAGCGCCTCACCCACGACGGTGAGCACTGGACGCTGCCCCTCCCCGGCGGCCCCGGCAAGCCCATCAAGCTCACCGTGCACCCGCAGCGCGAGCACATCCCCCTCTACATCGCCGCGATCGGCCCGAAGAACCTCGAACAGACCGGCGAGATCGCCGACGGCGCCCTGCTGATCTTCCCCTCCGCCGACCACCTCGAGGACACCGCCGTCACGTACCTGAGGGCAGGCCGTGAGAAGGCCGGCAAGACCCTCGAGGGCTTCGACATCTGTCCCACCCTGCCCCTCGCCGTCGGCGACGACAAGGACGTCACCACCCTCGCCGACACCTTCCGCCCCTACACCGCGCTGTACGTCGGCGGTATGGGCAGCCGCCGGCAGAACTTCTACCACCAGCTCGCCGGTCGCATGGGCTACGAGCGGGAGGCCGCCGAGATCCAGGACAAGTACCTGTCCGGAGACAAGCAGGGCGCCGCCGCGGCCGTACCGCACGACCTGATCGACTCCACCACGCTCCTCGGCTCCGTGGACCGCATCGCGGACCGGATGAAGGCCTACGCGGCGGCCGGGGTCACCACCCTCACCCTCGCCCCGGCGGGCTTCACCCTCGACGAGCGACTCGTGTCGCTGCGCGCCGGCACCGAGGCCCTGGAGCGCGCCGGTCTCGCGTAG
- a CDS encoding ferritin-like domain-containing protein, which translates to MLSAKSLFQEILGNDESFALFCSIAASGESQGGWENARIAALVPASQSALAPKITRHGADEDKHGRIFTALMKKRGVRPVPVPPETDYTMLLERGGIGLAHDRLRHDEPLTVEDIVTYLVHSRVTEQRASEQMELLRKHFCDHPDLGRAVRMISDDEDSHLAYCHEELLRFASEGHGRAIQRTLRASALAEIRVHRDVSLAVTDRMGRILGWSRARAALLATGIHAVYVYERLGGWRRMVSLRMPDRRNALGGPASPEPGFA; encoded by the coding sequence ATGCTTTCGGCCAAGAGTCTGTTCCAGGAGATCCTCGGCAACGACGAGTCCTTCGCGCTGTTCTGCTCCATCGCCGCCAGCGGCGAGTCCCAGGGCGGCTGGGAGAACGCCCGGATCGCCGCGCTGGTCCCCGCGTCCCAGAGCGCGCTCGCCCCCAAGATCACCCGGCACGGCGCCGACGAGGACAAGCACGGCCGCATCTTCACCGCGCTGATGAAGAAGCGCGGTGTGCGGCCCGTCCCCGTCCCGCCCGAGACCGACTACACGATGCTCCTCGAGCGCGGCGGCATCGGCCTGGCGCACGACAGGCTCAGGCACGACGAGCCGCTCACCGTCGAGGACATCGTCACCTACCTCGTCCACAGCCGGGTCACCGAACAGCGTGCCTCCGAGCAGATGGAACTGCTCCGCAAGCACTTCTGTGACCACCCCGACCTCGGCCGCGCGGTCAGGATGATCTCCGACGACGAGGACAGCCACCTCGCCTACTGCCACGAGGAGCTGCTGCGCTTCGCCTCCGAGGGACACGGCCGCGCCATCCAGCGCACCCTGCGCGCGAGCGCGCTCGCGGAGATCCGTGTCCACCGGGACGTCAGCCTTGCCGTGACGGACCGGATGGGCCGCATCCTCGGCTGGTCCCGGGCCAGGGCGGCCCTCCTGGCGACCGGTATCCACGCGGTGTACGTCTACGAGCGCCTGGGCGGCTGGCGCCGCATGGTCTCGCTGAGGATGCCGGACCGCCGCAACGCCCTGGGCGGCCCTGCGAGCCCGGAACCCGGGTTCGCCTGA
- the corA gene encoding magnesium/cobalt transporter CorA — protein MSVDCAVYREGHRTEGPGDFSGALEEARASGGFVWIGLHEPTEDEFGLVSQEFGLHPLAVEDALKAHQRPKLEVYDDSLFMVLKPVAYEPDSDTVSSGEVMIFLGDAFVVTVRHGEGSPLNAVRSRLEHEPELLGKGPTSVVYAIADAAVDHYLDVATELQTDLEELEDEVFSPDGAGARHTASRIYTFKRQVLEFRRATGPLTQPMARLAGPGAFGAAVPFVSKKARPFFRDVHDHLTRVNESVENLDRLVSDILSAHLAQVSVRQNDDMRKISAWAAMAAIPTLPTGIYGMNFEHMPELRWEGSYPAVIVAMAVLEVLLYRLFKRRGWM, from the coding sequence GTGAGCGTCGACTGTGCCGTCTACCGGGAGGGGCACCGGACGGAGGGGCCCGGCGACTTCTCCGGCGCACTGGAGGAGGCCCGGGCCTCGGGCGGCTTCGTGTGGATCGGGCTGCACGAGCCGACGGAGGACGAGTTCGGCCTGGTCTCCCAGGAGTTCGGGTTGCATCCGCTGGCGGTCGAGGACGCCCTCAAGGCGCATCAGCGGCCCAAGCTGGAGGTGTACGACGACTCGCTGTTCATGGTCCTCAAACCGGTCGCCTACGAGCCGGACAGCGACACCGTCTCCAGCGGCGAGGTCATGATCTTCCTGGGTGACGCTTTCGTGGTGACCGTCCGGCACGGCGAGGGCTCTCCGCTGAACGCCGTACGGAGCCGGCTGGAGCACGAGCCGGAGCTGCTGGGGAAGGGGCCGACGTCGGTGGTGTACGCGATCGCCGACGCGGCCGTCGACCACTATCTCGACGTGGCGACCGAGCTGCAGACCGACCTCGAGGAGCTGGAGGACGAGGTCTTCAGCCCGGACGGTGCCGGTGCGCGGCACACCGCGTCCCGGATCTACACGTTCAAGCGGCAGGTCCTGGAGTTCCGCCGGGCGACCGGGCCGCTGACGCAGCCGATGGCGCGGCTGGCGGGGCCGGGCGCGTTCGGCGCGGCGGTGCCCTTCGTGTCCAAGAAGGCACGGCCCTTCTTCCGTGACGTGCACGATCACCTCACGCGCGTGAACGAGTCCGTGGAGAACCTGGACCGGCTGGTGTCGGACATCCTCTCGGCGCATCTGGCCCAGGTGAGCGTCCGGCAGAACGACGACATGCGGAAGATCTCCGCGTGGGCGGCGATGGCCGCGATCCCCACGCTGCCGACGGGGATCTACGGCATGAACTTCGAGCACATGCCGGAGCTGCGGTGGGAGGGGTCCTATCCGGCGGTGATCGTGGCGATGGCCGTACTGGAGGTGCTGCTGTACCGGCTGTTCAAGCGGCGAGGCTGGATGTAG